A single window of Sulfitobacter sp. JL08 DNA harbors:
- a CDS encoding TRAP transporter substrate-binding protein encodes MTNSINRRKFLRGTAVAGAAALATPAVAEGHGTNIKMQAAWGGGIFLENAQSFANRVNEMSGGSLTIEVLSVDSVVKTSQMQDAVHRGVLDAAHYVSAYWYGKSKSASLFGTGPCFGWSSQEMLGWIHAGGGQELFDELMEELQLNVVSFFNSPMPAQPLGWFSEAITDASQMNGLKYRTVGLAADVMLEMGMSVVQLPGGEIQPAMKSGLIDAAEFNNPTSDRDFGMQDVSKDYMLASYHQSQECFEVTINKDVWNGLSPEHQAIIRNASMAENSGFYWGNTKRYSDDLIKLQEQDGVSVHRTPQAVLEAQLAAWDTVADRIASEDPFFARVMESQKTYAREVMGYLNLNQPDYKLAYDHYFS; translated from the coding sequence ATGACAAACTCTATCAATCGTAGAAAGTTTTTGCGCGGAACGGCCGTCGCCGGTGCCGCAGCGTTGGCGACACCAGCGGTCGCTGAAGGCCACGGCACAAACATCAAAATGCAAGCGGCTTGGGGTGGCGGTATTTTCTTAGAAAATGCGCAATCCTTTGCAAATCGCGTCAATGAAATGTCCGGTGGTTCTTTGACAATCGAGGTTTTGTCTGTCGATTCCGTCGTGAAAACAAGCCAGATGCAAGACGCGGTTCACCGCGGCGTTCTTGACGCAGCTCACTATGTTTCCGCATATTGGTACGGTAAATCCAAGTCCGCGTCTCTTTTCGGGACTGGGCCTTGCTTTGGTTGGTCGAGCCAGGAAATGCTGGGCTGGATCCACGCAGGTGGCGGCCAGGAACTTTTTGATGAGCTGATGGAAGAGTTGCAGCTCAATGTTGTGTCCTTCTTCAACTCACCCATGCCTGCACAGCCCCTTGGCTGGTTCAGCGAGGCAATTACGGATGCGTCGCAGATGAATGGTCTGAAGTACCGCACTGTGGGTCTTGCCGCGGATGTAATGCTGGAAATGGGCATGTCTGTTGTTCAGTTGCCGGGTGGCGAAATCCAGCCGGCCATGAAGTCGGGTCTGATTGACGCAGCCGAATTCAACAACCCGACGTCTGACCGCGACTTTGGTATGCAGGATGTGTCTAAGGACTACATGCTTGCGTCATACCACCAGAGCCAAGAGTGCTTTGAAGTTACGATCAACAAAGACGTCTGGAACGGCCTGTCGCCAGAACATCAGGCAATCATCCGCAACGCATCCATGGCTGAAAACTCCGGTTTCTACTGGGGCAACACCAAGCGTTACTCCGATGACCTGATCAAGCTGCAAGAGCAGGACGGCGTGAGCGTACACCGCACACCACAAGCTGTCCTTGAGGCACAGCTGGCGGCATGGGACACAGTTGCTGATCGCATCGCAAGCGAAGACCCCTTCTTCGCCCGCGTGATGGAATCCCAGAAGACCTACGCACGCGAGGTCATGGGCTACCTGAACCTGAACCAGCCGGATTACAAGCTGGCCTACGATCACTACTTCTCCTGA
- a CDS encoding CidA/LrgA family protein yields the protein MLQTLGLLLGCQLLGEMTARGLSFPIPGPVLGLAFLVLLLGFRPTLTEQLRPTTTVVLANLSFLFVPAGVGVIGNLEVFTDNGLTLLFILTVSTLLSMLAAVGTFIGVRFLIESRTT from the coding sequence ATGCTTCAGACACTGGGACTTCTCTTGGGCTGCCAGTTGCTTGGAGAAATGACTGCTCGCGGCCTTAGCTTCCCCATTCCGGGCCCAGTGCTGGGGCTCGCATTCTTAGTGCTGCTGCTCGGCTTCAGGCCCACACTGACCGAGCAGCTCAGACCAACAACGACAGTCGTACTGGCGAACTTGTCATTCCTTTTTGTGCCTGCAGGTGTTGGTGTGATCGGCAACTTAGAGGTTTTTACCGATAACGGACTTACCTTACTGTTTATCCTGACTGTCTCGACACTGCTCTCCATGCTGGCTGCGGTTGGAACGTTCATCGGCGTTCGGTTTTTAATCGAAAGCCGGACGACATGA
- a CDS encoding LrgB family protein — protein MTDVADLWSYLSTTPLIWLTTTILAYLLADGVARRLGQPPWANPVLLSVLLIAPILWLTRTDYTTYFEGAQFIHFLLGPATVALALPLWDNRDTIRTSVAPIVLALLTGSVVAAGSAILLARAFGLPIEVLLSLAPKSTTAPVALGISEAIGGLPALTAVLVILTGIIGAVTVTPLMNLIGVSDWRARGFAVGVAAHGIGTARAFQVNPVAGAYAGIAMALNALLTSLIVPVLVRWLI, from the coding sequence ATGACGGATGTCGCGGACCTGTGGAGCTATCTGTCGACAACGCCCCTTATATGGCTCACAACGACCATCCTCGCCTATTTGCTCGCGGATGGCGTAGCGCGGCGACTTGGTCAGCCGCCTTGGGCCAATCCGGTACTTCTGTCAGTCCTTCTCATTGCACCAATCCTTTGGCTGACACGAACCGACTACACGACCTATTTCGAGGGCGCACAATTCATCCATTTTCTGCTTGGCCCCGCGACGGTCGCATTGGCTTTGCCGCTTTGGGATAACCGAGACACAATTCGGACCTCAGTTGCGCCGATTGTATTGGCTTTGCTGACGGGCTCGGTTGTTGCGGCGGGCTCGGCCATTTTACTGGCGCGTGCCTTTGGTCTCCCGATAGAAGTGCTGCTTTCTCTGGCGCCTAAGTCCACAACCGCGCCCGTCGCTCTCGGTATCTCAGAAGCTATAGGAGGGCTACCAGCGCTGACAGCAGTATTGGTTATCCTGACTGGGATTATCGGTGCTGTGACGGTTACGCCTCTCATGAACCTGATCGGGGTCTCTGATTGGCGCGCACGCGGTTTTGCAGTCGGTGTCGCAGCTCACGGAATTGGGACGGCCCGTGCATTTCAGGTAAATCCTGTGGCAGGAGCCTATGCCGGCATAGCGATGGCATTGAATGCACTACTGACAAGCTTGATCGTACCAGTATTGGTGCGTTGGTTGATTTGA
- a CDS encoding arylsulfatase, with amino-acid sequence MNIKLLSGSVALALTIGVGAVPSGASEKPNVVLMLADNVGYGDIGAYGGGAMRGMPTPVLDQLAAEGLQLTQFLVEPGCTPSRAALMTGRYSVRSGLGTIILGGLPNTLQEEEFTLGEMFKSVGYSTAIVGKWHLGFEEQSWPTRQGFDEYRVGVIETSESTLYRPNMERARIDEATILEAVPHIYESDGQGNLTPVREYTLEYRRQIESDIADAAVNYIARQAAAETPFFLYIGWTHTHYPSLTAPEFTGKSTHRYGDAMMELDHRTGQVLQAIEDAGIEDNTIVLWMSDNGASPDAAPWPDKGGSNGPFRGELGDPTEGSIRTVGMIRWPEKIKPGKTNEMVAIHDILPTLASIVGADLPDDRPYDGVDQSAFLLGQQDMSKREHLLTHVNNKVAALRWRHFRIYPKAYRGSFSNPSQEGLLGVQVEKNGGPDIFNIEMDPREEYSISGDNAWVVAQWLRFVAEYNESLREHPNPPGVTLTDPDFGK; translated from the coding sequence ATGAATATCAAGCTTCTCAGCGGTAGCGTCGCGCTTGCACTGACCATTGGCGTCGGAGCTGTTCCTTCGGGCGCTTCCGAGAAGCCCAATGTTGTTCTCATGCTGGCCGACAATGTCGGGTATGGCGACATCGGCGCCTACGGCGGCGGGGCGATGCGCGGAATGCCGACACCCGTGCTCGACCAACTGGCCGCTGAAGGCCTGCAGTTGACGCAGTTTCTCGTCGAACCGGGTTGCACGCCTTCCAGAGCCGCCCTGATGACGGGGCGCTACTCCGTGCGTTCGGGTCTTGGGACGATCATACTCGGGGGCTTGCCAAACACGTTGCAGGAAGAGGAATTCACGCTTGGCGAGATGTTCAAGTCGGTGGGGTACTCGACCGCGATCGTCGGCAAGTGGCATCTTGGCTTTGAGGAGCAGAGCTGGCCCACCCGGCAGGGGTTTGATGAATACAGAGTCGGCGTCATAGAGACATCCGAAAGCACGCTTTACCGGCCCAACATGGAGCGCGCGAGGATCGATGAAGCGACAATCCTCGAGGCGGTGCCCCACATCTACGAATCGGACGGTCAGGGTAATCTGACACCTGTCCGGGAATACACGCTGGAGTATCGACGCCAGATCGAGAGCGACATCGCAGACGCCGCCGTCAACTACATCGCCCGACAGGCTGCCGCCGAGACTCCATTCTTCCTCTATATTGGCTGGACGCATACGCATTATCCCAGCCTGACCGCGCCAGAGTTTACGGGGAAATCAACCCATCGTTACGGCGATGCGATGATGGAACTCGACCACCGCACGGGCCAGGTGCTTCAGGCCATCGAGGATGCAGGGATCGAGGACAACACCATCGTTCTATGGATGAGCGACAACGGCGCCTCGCCGGATGCGGCCCCTTGGCCCGACAAGGGAGGCAGCAATGGCCCTTTCCGGGGCGAGTTGGGTGATCCTACGGAAGGATCAATCAGGACCGTAGGTATGATCCGTTGGCCTGAGAAGATCAAGCCCGGCAAGACCAACGAAATGGTCGCGATCCACGACATTCTGCCCACACTCGCCTCCATTGTCGGTGCGGACCTGCCTGACGATCGCCCCTATGACGGCGTCGACCAAAGCGCGTTTCTTCTTGGTCAGCAGGACATGTCGAAGCGCGAGCATCTCTTGACCCATGTGAACAACAAGGTCGCCGCACTGCGCTGGCGGCATTTTCGAATATACCCCAAAGCCTACAGAGGGTCCTTTAGCAACCCTTCTCAGGAGGGTTTGCTGGGCGTCCAGGTCGAGAAGAACGGCGGCCCTGATATCTTCAACATCGAGATGGACCCACGAGAGGAATATTCGATTTCGGGCGACAACGCGTGGGTTGTGGCACAGTGGCTCCGCTTCGTGGCCGAGTACAATGAATCGTTGAGGGAACATCCCAACCCGCCTGGCGTAACGCTCACAGACCCGGACTTCGGCAAATAG
- a CDS encoding TRAP transporter small permease subunit, with the protein MKFVHAIEGLSLWIGRAFGWCILILTLSVSYEVFVRYVLNSPTVWAFDMMIQMYGALFLMCGAYALAQDTHVRADVLYRLFPVRAQAGLDFVLYFLFFFPGVIALAWYGYEIASDSWRYKEVSFNSPASIQIYFFKSLIPLSGGLLVIQGIAELVRCVMAMRTGVWPERLADVKETEDLLTDADLDAIAAVSPSKK; encoded by the coding sequence ATGAAATTCGTGCATGCAATTGAGGGGCTTAGCCTTTGGATCGGTCGCGCCTTCGGGTGGTGTATCCTGATCCTGACATTGTCAGTGTCTTATGAGGTTTTCGTAAGGTATGTCCTGAACTCACCGACCGTTTGGGCCTTCGATATGATGATCCAGATGTATGGCGCCTTGTTCTTGATGTGCGGGGCCTACGCCTTGGCGCAAGATACGCATGTGCGGGCTGACGTCCTGTACCGTTTGTTCCCTGTCAGGGCTCAGGCAGGCCTCGATTTTGTGCTGTATTTCCTGTTTTTCTTTCCCGGCGTTATCGCGCTTGCGTGGTATGGCTACGAGATTGCGTCCGACAGCTGGCGCTACAAAGAGGTCAGCTTCAACAGCCCGGCCTCTATCCAGATTTACTTTTTCAAGTCGCTCATCCCCTTATCCGGTGGATTGCTCGTAATCCAGGGCATCGCCGAGTTGGTACGCTGCGTGATGGCTATGCGCACCGGCGTTTGGCCCGAACGGCTTGCTGACGTGAAAGAGACAGAAGACCTGCTGACCGATGCGGACCTAGACGCCATCGCAGCAGTCTCTCCTTCCAAAAAATGA